Proteins from a genomic interval of Symmachiella macrocystis:
- a CDS encoding DUF3500 domain-containing protein — MTDDRRSPDVVGNGLVSLSRREFVSTVGAAATVASAVSLPSVILADEKKPQQPESLVKKLYGSLSETQRKQICFDWNHVDDERGLLRSRVANNWQITDKDKYNVASAFYTKDQQEMIEAIFYGLYNADWKKQILKQLKDDAGGYGKQQTIAIFGQPDTGKFEFVMTGRHLTVRCDGDSADHVAFGGPIFYGHAAQEFDEAPDHPGNVYWHQAMKANALYKMLDGKQRKVALVEAAPEESAVDFQGKQGGFDGIRISELSRDQKEHAQGVLKTLLEPYRDSDRVEAMKLLDKQGGLDNCHLAFYQSDDIGDDGVWDIWRLEGPSFVWHFRGAPHVHVWVNVADDDSVELNA; from the coding sequence ATGACTGATGATCGACGAAGTCCGGATGTTGTAGGGAATGGCTTGGTCTCCTTGTCGCGTCGCGAGTTTGTTTCCACCGTCGGTGCCGCAGCGACTGTCGCCTCGGCGGTCTCTTTGCCGAGTGTGATTTTGGCAGATGAAAAAAAACCACAACAACCAGAATCCTTGGTCAAAAAGCTATACGGTTCGTTGTCCGAAACACAACGAAAGCAGATCTGTTTCGATTGGAATCACGTGGACGATGAGCGGGGGCTTTTGCGGTCACGCGTCGCCAACAATTGGCAGATCACCGATAAAGACAAGTACAACGTCGCCAGCGCTTTTTACACCAAAGATCAGCAGGAAATGATCGAGGCGATCTTCTATGGGTTGTACAACGCCGATTGGAAAAAGCAGATTCTCAAGCAACTCAAAGACGATGCCGGGGGATACGGCAAGCAGCAAACGATCGCGATTTTTGGCCAGCCGGATACCGGGAAGTTTGAATTTGTAATGACTGGACGACACTTGACCGTCCGTTGCGATGGCGACAGTGCGGACCACGTGGCGTTTGGCGGTCCGATTTTTTATGGCCATGCTGCGCAAGAGTTCGACGAAGCACCGGACCATCCGGGGAACGTGTATTGGCACCAGGCGATGAAGGCCAACGCTCTGTACAAGATGCTCGACGGCAAACAGCGTAAGGTGGCACTCGTTGAAGCGGCTCCCGAAGAAAGTGCGGTTGATTTCCAAGGCAAACAAGGCGGCTTTGACGGAATTCGAATCAGTGAACTCTCGCGGGATCAGAAGGAGCATGCTCAGGGCGTTCTCAAAACGCTTTTAGAGCCGTATCGCGATTCGGATCGAGTTGAGGCGATGAAGTTGTTGGACAAACAGGGAGGTCTGGACAACTGCCATTTGGCATTTTATCAGTCTGACGATATTGGCGACGACGGCGTCTGGGATATCTGGCGACTGGAAGGTCCGTCGTTTGTTTGGCACTTCCGCGGCGCTCCACACGTCCATGTGTGGGTCAATGTTGCCGATGACGATTCTGTCGAATTGAATGCTTAG